CCGTCGGTGGAGGCGCGGATCGTCATCAGGGCGCGGAAGCCCGGGTCGGCCGGGCCGGAGTAGAGCAGCACGTCGGGGTCGCGGAGTTGGAGGACGCTCGCCTGGCACACGGGAGCGGACAGACCCGCCTGCGGACGGAAGGGTTTCACCAGGGTCTGGCCGCCGTCGACCGAGTGGGCGTCGGCCCGGGTGCCCGGCGACGGGGAGTCGTTGCGGGTGTTGAAGTACACGCGGCCGTCGGGGAGTTCGGCGGCGGTGGTCTCGTTGGCGTTGATGTAGCCGTCGGTGTTGTCGTCGACGTAGCCGATCCGCCAGGTCGCGCCCCGGTCGTCGCTGAGCAGGCAGTGACCGCCGTTGTATCTGCCCTCGGTGCCGTTGTCCGTGCCGGTGGGCGGCAGGGAGTGGTTGGCGGGGACGACGATCCGGCCCGTGCTCAGCTGGAGGGCGTGGCCGGGGGTGGTGGCGTACCAGCGCCAGTGCGGTTCCTTCGTCTCCTGGGTGATCTCCTTCGGCGCGGACCAGGTGAGGCCGTCGTCGTCGCTGTGCTGCACCCAGACCCGGCGCCCGTCGGCCGCGCTCACCTTGCCGCGCCGGATGGCGTCCTCGGTGGCGAGGGCGGCGTTGCGTACGTGCACGAGGAGGACGCGGCCGGTGTCGAGGACGACGGGGGCCGGGTTGCCGGCGAGGGCGTCGCCGTTCTTCGCGGCGACCAGGAGCGGGCTCCAGGTGCGGCCGCCGTCCGTGGAGCGCTTGAGTACGACGTCGATGTTCCCGAAGTCGTCCCGGGAGCCGACGCGGCCCTCGCAGAAGGCGAGCAGGGTGCCGTTGCCCGTGGCGACGACGGCGGGGATGCGGAAGCTGGCGTATCCCTCCCGGCCCGCGCGGAAGGGGACGCTGGTTTGGGTCATCGGCGGGTTCCTCCGGGCGTTCGACGACGGTACGGATGACCGGTCCATCTGCCCAAGCCGGGCGAATTCGTGGTGAATTCCACATCACGAGTGA
The genomic region above belongs to Streptomyces coeruleorubidus and contains:
- a CDS encoding sialidase family protein gives rise to the protein MTQTSVPFRAGREGYASFRIPAVVATGNGTLLAFCEGRVGSRDDFGNIDVVLKRSTDGGRTWSPLLVAAKNGDALAGNPAPVVLDTGRVLLVHVRNAALATEDAIRRGKVSAADGRRVWVQHSDDDGLTWSAPKEITQETKEPHWRWYATTPGHALQLSTGRIVVPANHSLPPTGTDNGTEGRYNGGHCLLSDDRGATWRIGYVDDNTDGYINANETTAAELPDGRVYFNTRNDSPSPGTRADAHSVDGGQTLVKPFRPQAGLSAPVCQASVLQLRDPDVLLYSGPADPGFRALMTIRASTDGGTTWRPAHTVDGLPAAYSDLVRVDADTVGLLYETGDFSAYETIAFRRVPVAELT